The Raphanus sativus cultivar WK10039 chromosome 2, ASM80110v3, whole genome shotgun sequence genome includes a region encoding these proteins:
- the LOC108822320 gene encoding iron-sulfur cluster assembly protein 1: MMMRQTAKKALGLTSRQSTPWSVGIFRSYHENVIDHYDNPRNVGSFDKNDPTVGTGLVGAPACGDVMKLQIKVDEKTGQIVDARFKTFGCGSAIASSSVATEWVKGKAMEEVLTIKNTEIAKHLSLPPVKLHCSMLAEDAIKAAVKDYKEKRVKTNGA, translated from the exons ATGATGATGAGGCAAACTGCGAAGAAGGCTCTAGGGCTTACGTCACGCCAATCAACGCCGTGGTCCGTCGGTATCTTCCGTTCGTACCATGAGAACGTCATCGACCACTACGACAATCCCCGCAACGTCGGATCTTTCGACAAGAACGATCCCACCGTCGGCACGGGTCTCGTCGGGGCTCCCGCCTGCGGTGATGTCATGAAGCTGCAAATCAAGGTGGATGAGAAGACCGGTCAGATCGTCGATGCTCGCTTCAAGACCTTCGGTTGTGGCTCCGCCATCGCCTCTTCGTCTGTCG CCACTGAATGGGTGAAAGGCAAAGCTATGGAGGAGGTCCTGACCATCAAGAACAC TGAAATCGCGAAGCATCTCTCTCTGCCACCAGTGAAGCTCCACTGCAGTATGTTGGCGGAGGACGCTATCAAGGCAGCTGTGAAAGACTACAAGGAGAAGCGTGTGAAGACGAACGGTGCTTGA
- the LOC108817431 gene encoding plastid lipid-associated protein 2, chloroplastic, whose protein sequence is MATVQFFNQFPCKTRVQSSSNSKTIPKPQPLVQMSTLTRRPLFSPGEFAVSRADIRVRAIDADDESVPETSEGGSALLLAEEAIESVEETEALKRSLVDSLYGTDRGLSASSETRAEIGDLITQLESKNPTPAPTEALFLLNGKWILAYTSFVGLFPLLSRGIVPLVKVDEISQTIDSDFFTVENSVLFAGPLATTSISTNAKFEIRSPKRVQIKFEEGVIGTPQLTDSIEIPEYAEFLGQKIDLAPVRGLLTSVQDTASSVARTISSQPPLKFALPGDNAQSWLLTTYLDKDIRISRGDGGSVFVLIKEGSPLLNP, encoded by the exons atggcgaCGGTTCAGTTCTTCAACCAATTCCCCTGCAAAACCCGAGTCCAAAGCTCATCAAACTCAAAAACCATCCCCAAGCCACAGCCCCTGGTGCAGATGAGCACGCTCACTCGCCGTCCGTTGTTCTCTCCCGGAGAATTCGCCGTTTCTCGTGCGGACATCAGAGTCAGAGCCATCGATGCGGACGACGAGAGCGTTCCAGAGACGAGTGAGGGAGGATCTGCTCTATTGCTGGCGGAGGAAGCAATCGAATCGGTGGAAGAGACGGAGGCTCTCAAGAGATCGCTGGTGGATTCCTTGTACGGCACAGACAGAGGTTTGAGCGCATCGAGCGAGACTCGAGCCGAGATCGGAGATCTAATCACACAGCTCGAGTCCAAGAATCCTACGCCAGCTCCTACCGAAGCTCTCTTCCTTCTCAACGGCAAATGGATCCTCGC GTACACATCGTTCGTTGGTTTGTTCCCGTTGCTCTCACGAGGGATCGTGCCGTTAGTTAAAGTCGACGAGATCTCACAGACCATCGACTCAGACTTCTTCACGGTCGAGAACTCTGTTCTGTTCGCTGGTCCGCTGGCTACGACCTCGATCAGCACCAACGCCAAATTCGAAATCCGGAGCCCCAAACGCGTCCAGATTAAGTTCGAGGAAGGTGTGATCGGGACTCCTCAGCTGACGGATTCGATCGAGATCCCGGAGTACGCTGAGTTTCTTGGACAGAAGATTGATCTTGCTCCGGTCAGAGGGTTGCTTACATCGGTACAAGACACGGCTTCGTCTGTGGCGAGAACCATATCGAGCCAGCCACCGTTGAAGTTCGCTTTGCCAGGGGACAATGCACAGTCGTGGCTGCTCACCACTTATCTGGACAAGGATATTCGGATCTCTAGAGGAGATGGTGGAAGCGTCTTTGTGCTTATCAAAGAAGGAAGCCCTCTCTTGAATCCTTGA
- the LOC108843696 gene encoding uncharacterized protein LOC108843696, whose translation MSDFDLGTTQRMTTETHRTTMFLDLLRWQMSVADRRTRRKRTLRERLRLKCIACCGPTLDNTTLHSPTSREDEIEDFQSEIRFVTGSGTGSGSGTNFAAALEAERYNWGEPAVDMTSRRVSLMSLLDETVERVDDDGRETELSTASIGTLTGNDDSVCCVCMGRKKGAAFISCGHTFCRICSRELWLNRGSCPLCNRLIIEILDIF comes from the coding sequence ATGAGTGACTTCGACCTCGGAACGACCCAGAGGATGACGACTGAGACACACCGAACAACGATGTTTCTTGATCTTCTCCGCTGGCAGATGAGCGTTGCCGATCGTCGCACCAGGAGGAAGCGGACTCTTAGAGAACGGTTGAGACTCAAATGCATCGCATGCTGTGGCCCCACCCTCGACAACACTACTCTCCACAGTCCAACCTCTAGAGAAGACGAAATCGAAGATTTTCAAAGCGAAATCCGGTTTGTTACCGGGTCAGGCactggatcgggttcgggtacgAATTTTGCGGCGGCTTTAGAGGCGGAGAGATATAACTGGGGAGAACCGGCGGTTGATATGACGTCGAGGAGAGTGTCGTTGATGAGTTTGCTCGATGAGACGGTAGAGAGAGTGGACGATGACGGGAGAGAAACGGAGTTATCGACGGCGTCGATAGGGACGTTGACGGGTAATGATGATTCGGTGTGCTGCGTGTGTATGGGAAGAAAGAAAGGCGCTGCGTTTATCTCTTGTGGACACACTTTTTGCAGAATTTGCTCAAGAGAACTCTGGCTGAACCGTGGCTCGTGTCCTCTTTGCAACCGTCTGATCATCGAGATCCTTGACATATTTTGA
- the LOC108843694 gene encoding ubiquinol oxidase 4, chloroplastic/chromoplastic gives MMAATVAISRISARPLVALRRSTAASVSHSSSRQFLLRHRSTSSPRLLSRNVNRVKATTLQDDEEKVVVEESFKAKTFPGKEALLEETDTSSSTSDLESWVIKLEQGVNVFLTDSVIKILDTLYHDRTYPRFFVLETIARVPYFAFMSVLHMYETFGWWRRADYLKVHFAESWNEMHHLLIMEELGGNSWWFDRLLGQTVATFYYFMTVFLYIVSPRMAYHFSECVESHAFETYDKFLKTNGEELKKSPAPDIAVKYYTGSDMYLFDEFQTSRAPNTRRPVIENLYDVFMNIRDDEAEHCKTMRACQTLGSLRSPHSVLEDEDCDEESGCVIPEEAHCEGIVDCLKKSITN, from the exons ATGATGGCAGCTACGGTGGCGATTTCAAGGATCTCCGCACGGCCTCTAGTCGCTCTTCGACGCTCCACAGCCGCTTCCGTTTCGCACAGCTCCTCTCGCCAGTTTCTTCTTCGTCATCGTTCTACCTCATCTCCTCGCCTGCTTTCCAG GAACGTTAATCGAGTTAAAGCGACGACTTTGCAAGACGATGAAGAGAAAGTTGTGGTTGAGGAGAGTTTTAAAGCAAAGACTTTTCCTGGTAAAGAGGCACTACTCGAGGAGACAGATACGAGTTCTTCGACTAGTGATCTGGAGTCTTGGGTCATCAAGCTCGAGCAAGGAGTCAATGTCTTCCTTACT GATTCGGTGATTAAGATACTTGACACACTCTACCATGACCGAACCTATCCGAGGTTCTTTGTTCTTGAAACCATTGCTAGAGTCCCTTATTTTG CTTTTATGTCAGTGCTACACATGTATGAGACCTTTGGTTGGTGGAGGAGAGCTGATTACTTGAAAGTTCATTTTGCTGAAAGCTGGAATGAGATGCACCACTTGCTCATCATGGAA GAACTGGGTGGAAACTCATGGTGGTTTGATCGTCTTCTGGGCCAGACCGTAGCAACCTTTTATTACTTCATGACGGTGTTCTTGTACATCGTTAGCCCGAGAATGGCAT ATCACTTTTCAGAATGTGTGGAGAGTCATGCGTTTGAGACTTATGACAAATTTCTCAAGACCAATggag AGGAGTTGAAGAAATCGCCTGCACCTGACATCGCCGTGAAATACTATACCGGAAGCGACATGTACTTATTTG ATGAGTTCCAAACATCTAGAGCTCCAAATACTAGAAGGCCAGTCATAG AGAATTTATACGACGTGTTTATGAACATAAGAGACGATGAAGCAGAACATTGCAAGACGATGAGAGCTTGTCAGACTCTAGGAAGTCTCCGTTCTCCACACTCTGTTTTAGAAGACGAAGATTGTGATGAGGAATCAGGATGTGTTATTCCCGAGGAGGCTCATTGCGAAGGTATTGTAGACTGCCTCAAGAAATCCATTACTAATTAA